The following proteins are co-located in the Pyricularia oryzae 70-15 chromosome 1, whole genome shotgun sequence genome:
- a CDS encoding E3 ubiquitin-protein ligase ubr1, which produces MEGEELEMSSQERQLCHFLGSLPSMHKFNYTEQASHELLEALFWSMAGGKEEYMRLFFPERGGPLRRGGTLKLREAQGAVEGAEYTEAARGNACGHIFKPGEATYSCRTCSTDDTCCLCARCFDSTDHTGHMVRINISPGNSGCCDCGDPEAWKTPMFCTIHSIFESSHPDKNKGKDARLPQDLEESIAMTIGRVFDYLCDVISCSPEQLRSEKTKESILQDERMSRLSSVYGSADSEPADKFAVVLWNDEKHTHVDVTDQVARACSLPKSEGRKRADETDAIGRSVIYADTDLENLLRISKIIEQIKITVTIRSARDLFREQMCGTIIEWLGDIAGCTVGSDHAILRRVICEEMLKPWHRGSQASHAVVGEDGLYDHELEQQNYDAQWYELQQRLVQMRMAARLMEQNANLLPVDADVEDDNDDDDDQNNRDEDMEGDAGTPGNGDMDDDADDDDGNRGDVDDDDEDDIIMVDARGTTDDNMTDWPQGNIDQGTADQALEEDEAAIAGFPPPPPPPPATAPQPARRTNNRNRDRDITPSDSDTAEPLIAPTVYVKNNLEIPKTPGTKHDAEAAPPKPGKYWLTVPPAYLQRHNLSVAEDLFQRVRLDWLVLFDLRLWKKVRNDLRSLYISTVVTIPEFKRVLGLRFTGLYTMLAQLYLIGDREPDHSIINISLQMLTTPSITAEIVERGNFLTTLMAILYTFLTMRQVGHPWDVNSNAVLAFETGTVTNRRMYHFFTDLKYLFGSQHVQERLRTEERYILQFLDLVKLHQGICPNTRAIGDHVEYETDTWINASLITREVNSLCKQFSESFRNLPDKDSMYLFRALRLLAKTVIINSIGAERARFTQTEVKDEVRFKTITDFEFDDNPGKYEVVRFVIEDQPISFHHALHYTLSWLIECGKSMPAAQLRTLLSFDSHELKGKPRSMGRKLWPRRDLTSEDYLIAALDYPLRVCAWLSQMKAGMWVRNGMSLRHQAGTYRGVKDRDVSHHRDIFLLQTSMIICNPSRVLASIIDRFGMEKWVKGFFEQKSAAQDDGQHLDVVEDMIHLLIVLLSDRTSLMPTEVEPNAHLLTIRRDITHVLCFKPLSFSEICNKMPAKYQENENFHSVLNDITNYKAPEGMSDVGTFELKRDLAEEIDPYISHYSKNQREEAENAYKKMKAAVTGRPVEDIVYEPKLRPIPSGIFVGLADFTRTGMFAQIVYYSLLYPLVATRLTPDVQPTRVETYLQMVLHLVLIAISEDNATEISGGQSFIEIALTRVARSNFMPDAPSAKTIVALLDLLATKPEFKACHPKVALILKRMRQKRPRSFETAYSRFGLVIDRVSTASPANAVDLEEERERKKRAAKERQARVMAKFQQQQKSFMENQAGTDFEYDDEDYVMPPPAEEQKNFWKYPSATCIFCQEDTDDRKLYGTFGFMTESSILRQTDLQDPDFVREAVNTPKNLDRSAEHIRPFGVAHENRKLVEKVNSAGETFVAERQTVGKGFPAKNCRTGPVSIGCGHIMHYACFEIYVKSMVNRHSHQIARQHPENTDRLEFVCPLCKALGNCFLPIIWKGKEESYPGVLAPENEFAAFLENEMRNPHYRRDLGQAEVDLIPTFQAYTGSTLAKQMADRVANPATDVWEYPEGPLVPNPRMSTSARYGSMFGRPTVVVETPRRPNPVSESGNPMKELVEVYRRLTSTLKINRIPSHHPIDNFEGKGGELSHTDTLARAVGFSISAAEIQQRGTDAEYGVSFLGKIPEQVLTHLRVFAETVDSYISIGGQKDGGDNRIARELRRDCERQHCQLFIESYANAETENSRSPMQDYKPLLRLDPFVFLCEAVFGIMRVRGAEIANLVRLCYLAEITKVVYHMGRNMPTQTWLPQLLAKHTQEGDPLRCFASFCLGVMEQNMLIRTRTSGGASSIPDVSILDKSDSSLGENRGFEQPLFNEGGLAMHYQFVRRYALVFLRKCAVLLHVRFGVDLVNHVSPSPELEEIERLTEALRLPSFDDMCASISQDDRTFQVMRGWIQHDVIYGDGKPGKDGISNDNTTALVSHPGIFELVGLPMNYDSLIDEVTRCKCPTTGREVSDPALCLHCGEVFCSQSICCLQTVRQDQPGRGKSVKRKIGGCQQHRMKCQGNVGLFINIRKCSVFVLHGIVGSWMQAPFIDKYGEADMGFRHGRQLFLHQKRYDTMLRNLWLSHLIPSLIARRLESDVNNGGWETI; this is translated from the exons ATGGAAGGCGAAGAGCTGGAGATGTCGTCTCAAGAGCGGCAGCTCTGCCATTTTCTTGGCTCGCTGCCCTCGATGCACAAGTTCAACTACACCGAACAAGCTTCGCACGAGCTCCTCGAAGCGCTCTTCTGGTCTATGGCCGGCGGCAAAGAAGAGTATATGAGACTCTTTTTCCCTGAAAGAGGTGGCCCTTTGAGAAGAGGAGGTACACTCAAGCTTCGAGAAGCGCAGGGAGCCGTTGAAGGCGCCGAATACACCGAAGCAGCCCGAGGAAACGCGTGCGGTCACATCTTCAAACCCGGCGAAGCTACATACTCTTGTCGAACATGCAGTACCGACGATACCTGCTGCCTCTGCGCTCGATGCTTCGACTCTACAGACCACACAGGCCACATGGTCCGAATAAATATTTCGCCAGGCAACAGCGGCTGTTGCGACTGTGGAGATCCCGAGGCATGGAAAACTCCCATGTTCTGCACCATACATTCAATCTTCGAATCAAGCCACCCAGATAAGAACAAGGGCAAAGATGCCAGACTACCTCAGGACCTGGAGGAAAGCATAGCCATGACGATCGGCCGAGTCTTTGACTACCTCTGCGACGTCATATCCTGTTCCCCCGAACAGCTTCGTTCTGAAAAGACCAAAGAGTCCATCTTGCAGGACGAGAGGATGTCGAGATTGTCATCAGTATACGGTAGCGCTGATAGTGAGCCTGCTGACAAGTTTGCAGTCGTTCTCTGGAACGACGAAAAGCATACACACGTCGACGTCACGGATCAGGTCGCACGGGCCTGTTCTTTACCCAAGAGCGAAGGACGGAAGCGTGCCGACGAGACTGATGCCATCGGTCGTAGCGTGATATACGCAGACACTGATCTGGAGAACCTGCTCCGCATATCCAAGATTATCGAACAAATCAAGATCACCGTCACAATTCGCTCCGCCAGGGACTTGTTCAGGGAGCAGATGTGTGGTACCATCATCGAGTGGCTGGGTGACATCGCAGGTTGCACTGTGGGAAGCGACCATGCCATACTTCGCCGCGTTATTTGCGAGGAGATGCTAAAGCCATGGCATCGAGGAAGCCAGGCAAGCCATGCTGTCGTTGGGGAAGATGGACTTTACGATCACGAGCTGGAGCAACAAAACTATGATGCCCAATGGTATGAGTTGCAACAGCGGCTGGTACAGATGAGGATGGCAGCGAGGCTTATGGAACAAAATGCAAACCTTCTCCCGGTAGATGCCGATGTTGAAGATGAcaacgatgatgatgatgaccaAAACAACCGAGACGAGGATATGGAAGGTGATGCTGGCACGCCGGGCAACGGAGACATGGACGATGATgctgatgacgacgatggcaaccgtggtgatgttgacgatgatgacgaggacgatATCATTATGGTTGATGCGCGAGGGACTACGGACGACAACATGACCGACTGGCCCCAGGGTAATATCGACCAGGGCACAGCAGATCAAGCACTCGAGGAAGACGAGGCGGCGATAGCAGGTTTTCCGCCGcccccgccaccgccgcccgcTACAGCACCACAGCCTGCCCGTCGCACCAATAATAGAAACAGAGATCGCGATATTACACCATCCGATTCTGACACTGCCGAGCCTCTGATAGCACCCACAGTATACGTCAAAAACAACCTGGAGATACCCAAGACGCCGGGCACGAAGCATGATGCTGAGGCAGCACCACCAAAACCAGGCAAATACTGGTTGACCGTGCCGCCAGCGTACCTGCAGCGCCATAATCTCTCGGTTGCCGAGGACCTGTTCCAGCGTGTTCGGTTAGACTGGTTGGTTTTGTTTGACCTCAGACTTTGGAAGAAGGTTAGGAATGACCTCCGCTCGCTTTACATCTCGACGGTTGTCACTATTCCTGAATTCAAGCGGGTACTCGGGCTTCGCTTCACCGGCCTGTACACGATGTTGGCACAGCTGTACCTGATTGGTGACCGCGAGCCCGACCATTCCATCATCAACATTTCGCTGCAGATGCTTACGACGCCATCTATAACGGCGGAGATTGTTGAGCGGGGCAACTTCCTCACGACGTTGATGGCGATTCTCTATACGTTTCTCACTATGAGGCAGGTTGGTCATCCATGGGATGTCAATTCCAATGCCGTTCTTGCCTTTGAGACCGGAACTGTGACGAACAGGCGGATGTACCATTTCTTCACGGATCTCAAGTATCTGTTTGGATCTCAGCACGTTCAGGAACGGCTGCGCACTGAAGAACGATATATTTTGCAGTTCCTTGATCTGGTCAAGCTGCACCAGGGCATCTGTCCTAATACGCGTGCCATAGGAGATCATGTCGAGTACGAGACAGACACGTGGATCAACGCGTCTCTGATAACGAGGGAAGTCAACAGCCTGTGTAAGCAGTTCTCTGAGTCGTTCCGCAATCTCCCGGACAAGGACTCGATGTACCTCTTCAGGGCGCTCCGGCTGCTTGCAAAGACTGTTATTATCAACTCGATTGGCGCAGAGAGAGCCAGGTTCACTCAAACCGAGGTCAAAGATGAGGTCAGATTCAAGACGATAACGGATTTTGAATTTGACGACAATCCTGGGAAGTACGAGGTTGTTAGATTCGTCATAGAAGACCAGCCCATCAGCTTCCACCATGCCCTTCACTACACCCTGTCGTGGCTCATTGAATGTGGAAAGTCGATGCCTGCAGCGCAACTTCGAACTCTTCTCAGCTTCGACTCTCACGAACTCAAAGGAAAGCCTCGCTCAATGGGTCGCAAGCTCTGGCCTAGGAGAGACTTGACCTCTGAAGACTACCTCATCGCCGCACTCGACTATCCCCTTCGCGTTTGTGCATGGCTATCGCAGATGAAGGCAGGTATGTGGGTAAGGAACGGTATGAGCCTCCGCCACCAAGCCGGGACCTACCGCGGCGTCAAAGATCGTGACGTGTCACATCACCGAGATATCTTCCTCCTGCAAACTTCTATGATTATATGCAATCCAAGCAGGGTGTTGGCCTCGATCATCGACCGTTTCGGCATGGAGAAGTGGGTCAAAGGCTTCTTTGAGCAAAAGTCGGCAGCCCAGGATGACGGCCAGCATCTCGATGTCGTAGAAGACATGATCCATCTACTCATCGTCCTGTTGAGTGACCGGACGTCGCTTATGCCAACAGAAGTCGAGCCAAATGCTCATTTGTTGACCATCCGCCGCGACATCACACATGTTCTATGCTTCAAGCCCCTTTCATTTTCGGAGATATGTAACAAGATGCCGGCCAAGTACCAAGAGAACGAAAACTTTCACTCTGTTCTCAACGATATCACAAACTACAAGGCGCCCGAAGGCATGTCCGACGTGGGTACTTTTGAGCTGAAGCGTGACCTCGCGGAGGAGATTGATCCTTATATCTCTCACTACAGCAAGAATCAGAGGGAAGAGGCAGAGAATGCTTACAAGAAGATGAAGGCGGCTGTGACGGGGCGTCCTGTGGAAGATATAGTATACGAGCCAAAGCTGAGGCCCATACCATCAGGGATATTTGTTGGCCTCGCCGACTTTACTCGGACTGGCATGTTTGCTCAGATTGTCTACTATTCGCTTCTGTATCCGTTGGTTGCGACAAGACTCACACCTGATGTCCAGCCAACCAGAGTCGAGACCTATTTGCAGATGGTACTGCATCTTGTCTTGATTGCCATCTCAGAAGACAATGCGACCGAGATCTCCGGTGGACAATCTTTCATCGAGATTGCCTTGACGCGGGTTGCAAGAAGTAATTTCATGCCCGATGCCCCGTCCGCCAAAACCATCGTGGCTCTTTTGGACCTTCTCGCAACAAAGCCCGAGTTCAAAGCCTGCCATCCAAAGGTAGCCTTGATACTGAAGAGGATGCGCCAGAAGCGTCCAAGATCTTTCGAAACTGCCTATTCGCGGTTTGGCTTGGTCATTGACCGTGTTAGTACCGCTTCACCAGCAAATGCTGTGGACCTGGAAGAGGAGCGCGAGAGGAAGAAGCGTGCTGCAAAGGAACGCCAAGCTCGGGTCATGGCCAAGTtccagcagcaacaaaagaGCTTCATGGAAAACCAGGCTGGCACAGACTTTGAGTATGATGATGAGGACTATGTGATGCCACCACCAGCGGAGGAGCAAAAGAACTTTTGGAAGTACCCGTCGGCGACCTGCATATTTTGCCAGGAAGACACAGACGACCGGAAGCTGTACGGAACATTTGGTTTCATGACCGAGAGCAGCATTTTGCGCCAGACGGATCTTCAAGATCCGGACTTTGTTCGCGAGGCAGTGAACACGCCAAAGAACCTTGACCGCTCCGCTGAACACATTCGACCGTTCGGCGTAGCCCACGAGAATAGAAAATTGGTGGAGAAGGTCAACTCTGCTGGCGAGACCTTCGTTGCGGAGAGGCAGACAGTCGGCAAGGGTTTCCCGGCAAAGAACTGCAGAACGGGGCCGGTATCCATTGGCTGTGGTCACATCATGCACTATGCCTGCTTTGAGATTTATGTCAAGTCCATGGTGAACCGCCACAGTCACCAAATCGCGCGTCAACACCCCGAGAACACAGACAGGCTGGAATTCGTCTGTCCCTTGTGCAAGGCCCTGGGCAACTGCTTTCTCCCAATCATATGGAAAGGGAAAGAGGAATCTTATCCTGGTGTCCTTGCCCCGGAAAATGAATTTGCGGCTTTCCTCGAGAACGAGATGCGCAATCCGCACTACCGCCGGGATCTGGGTCAAGCGGAAGTCGATCTTATTCCAACTTTCCAGGCATATACCGGCTCGACCCTGGCCAAGCAGATGGCGGACAGAGTAGCAAACCCGGCGACCGATGTATGGGAATACCCCGAAGGGCCTTTGGTACCCAACCCGCGCATGTCTACTTCTGCTCGATATGGTTCCATGTTCGGCCGTCCGACAGTCGTGGTTGAGACCCCGCGGCGACCGAACCCGGTGTCCGAAAGCGGAAACCCCATGAAGGAGCTGGTGGAAGTTTACCGCCGGCTCACTAGCACACTCAAAATCAACCGCATACCGTCGCATCATCCAATCGATAATTTTGAGGGCAAAGGCGGCGAGCTCAGTCACACTGACACCCTTGCGAGGGCAGTAGGGTTCTCGATCTCTGCGGCAGAGATTCAACAGCGTGGAACGGATGCCGAGTATGGCGTGTCATTCTTGGGAAAGATTCCGGAGCAGGTCCTGACGCATCTGCGTGTCTTCGCCGAGACTGTGGACTCGTACATTTCCATTGGCGGACAGAAGGATGGCGGCGACAACCGAATCGCCAGAGAGCTTCGTCGCGACTGTGAGCGGCAACACTGCCAGCTCTTTATCGAGTCGTATGCAAACGCAGAGACGGAGAACTCGCGCTCTCCGATGCAGGACTACAAACCGCTTCTTCGACTAGACCCGTTTGTATTCCTCTGTGAGGCCGTATTTGGCATCATGCGCGTCAGAGGGGCAGAGATAGCCAACTTGGTAAGGCTGTGCTACCTGGCTGAGATTACCAAAGTGGTCTATCATATGGGTCGGAACATGCCGACGCAGACGTGGTTGCCGCAACTGTTGGCTAAGCACACGCAGGAAGGGGACCCTCTTCGCTGCTTCGCGTCTTTTTGCCTGGGCGTCATGGAGCAGAACATGTTGATCCGCACTAGGACGAGCGGTGGCGCCAGCTCCATTCCTGACGTCTCCATACTGGACAAATCTGACAGCAGCCTGGGTGAAAATCGTGGGTTTGAGCAACCTTTGTTTAACGAGGGAGGTCTTGCGATGCATTATCAATTCGTCAGGCGGTATGCTCTCGTCTTCCTCCGCAAGTGTGCGGTGCTGCTTCACGTCAGGTTTGGTGTCGACTTGGTGAACCATGTATCTCCTTCGCCGGAGCTCGAGGAGATTGAGCGGCTTACGGAAGCTCTGAGACTTCCATCGTTTGACGACATGTGTGCCTCGATATCGCAAGATGACCGAACGTTCCAGGTCATGCGAGGCTGGATTCAGCATGATGTCATATACGGGGACGGAAAGCCCGGCAAGGACGGAATCAGCAACGACAACACCACTGCCCTTGTCAGCCACCCGGGTATCTTTGAGCTCGTAGGCCTGCCGATGAATTACGACTCGCTGATCGACGAGGTTACAAGGTGCAAATGTCCAACGACGGGCAGGGAGGTCTCGGATCCTGCCTTGTGTCTCCACTGCGGTGAGGTGTTTTGCTCGCAGTCCATCTGCTGCCTCCAGACTGTCCGACAGGACCAGCCGGGGCGAGGCAAGAGTGTCAAGCggaagatcgggggttgtcAACAGCACAGGATGAA GTGTCAAGGAAACGTTGGGCTTTTCATCAACATCCGCAAGTGTTCCGTCTTCGTGCTTCATGGGATCGTGGGCTCGTGGATGCAGGCGCCTTTCATTGACAAGTAC
- a CDS encoding WLM domain-containing protein: MPIGIQRLNAKRSQPNPHVIFIKPLKGSNEATAQDFLERVAAQCVPIMKEHSISIMSLEEYEPNREFWGRNFNAGEVIQLVLRSPLTGRWLPFEHVQMVMMHELAHCKQMNHSRAFWAVRNLYADQMRTLWGRGYTGEGLWGRGTLLKTGDWEANTVLPDEPLPEHLCGGTYRSRRRKRKGPELTYQQKKERRILKKFGKGGVALGEDVGVKAELEKGKRTAAKPRVAGSKRGRELRAAAALARFGQQQKSEEPEPVVKKEKKQTQLKTEPITIKDEEDISTASEPDSDEDYEDEPGEPGLPDAVDIDGKTTLVDNKGHGMVKVCEDENPDDQDARQELAELRSTFRGKASAAGPSKGKLQQPIVIKEEDISTASEPDTDDEGPKTTLNTTTPLTGDQPSIIGGKIQTPSDRPNRKVAPQTSSASPALKAEKPPSHDTPKAKTVKASQPSPPLPQMSADLPALGSSSTTPTGANGHDPSAACSVCSFANERGSFRCAVCSNVLDPGLDARSWRCSSDACAGSVYVNAGDCGVCGVCGQRKSSGV, from the exons ATGCCCATCGGCATACAACGCCTCAATGCGAAAAGGTCACAACCAAACCCACATGTCATCTTCATAAAGCCATTAAAGGGATCAAATGAAGCTACTGCGCAGGATTTTCTAGAGCGTGTTGCAGCGCAATGCG TACCAATAATGAAAGAGCATAGCATATCCATCATGTCACTCGAAGAGTACGAGCCAAACCGCGAGTTCTGGGGCCGCAACTTCAACGCGGGTGAGGTCATTCAGCTCGTGCTCCGCTCCCCGCTGACGGGCCGCTGGCTGCCGTTTGAGCACGTGCAGATGGTGATGATGCACGAGCTCGCACACTGCAAGCAGATGAACCACTCGCGTGCCTTTTGGGCCGTGCGAAACCTGTATGCCGACCAGATGCGCACCCTTTGGGGTCGGGGCTACACCGGAGAGGGCCTATGGGGTCGCGGTACGTTGCTCAAGACGGGCGACTGGGAGGCCAACACAGTGCTGCCAGATGAGCCACTGCCCGAGCACCTGTGCGGCGGCACGTACCGGTCGCGGAGGCGGAAACGTAAAGGCCCGGAGCTGACGTATCAGCAGAAGAAGGAGCGCAGGATCTTGAAGAAGTTTGGCAAGGGCGGGGTGGCGTTGGGTGAGGATGTGGGCGTCAAGGCTGAGCTGGAGAAGGGCAAACGGACGGCCGCGAAGCCGAGAGTTGCAGGCAGCAAGCGTGGAAGGGAGCTGAGGGCAGCGGCTGCATTGGCGCGGTTCGGGCAACAGCAGAAGAGTGAAGAGCCGGAACCGGTGGtaaagaaggagaagaaacaGACCCAGTTAAAGACCGAGCCGATCACCAtcaaggacgaggaagacatTTCTACTGCTTCCGAACccgactctgacgaggaTTACGAGGATGAGCCGGGTGAACCGGGACTCCCGGATGCGGTCGACATTGACGGCAAGACGACTCTTGTAGACAACAAGGGTCACGGCATGGTCAAGGTCTGCGAGGATGAGAATCCAGATGATCAGGATGCTAGGCAAGAACTGGCAGAGTTGCGGTCGACATTCAGGGGGAAGGCTTCAGCTGCTGGGCCGTCAAAGGGGAAACTACAGCAGCCGATTGTCATCAAGGAAGAGGATATTTCTACTGCTTCGGAGCCAGATACCGACGATGAGGGGCCCAAAACGACGTTAAACACGACAACTCCACTCACCGGCGATCAACCGAGTATCATTGGTGGCAAAATTCAAACACCAAGTGACCGACCGAATCGCAAAGTAGCCCCTCAGACTAGCAGCGCGTCCCCGGCACTGAAAGCAGAAAAACCACCAAGTCATGATACGCCTAAAGCCAAGACTGTGAAAGCATCACAGCCTTCACCGCCTCTCCCCCAAATGTCCGCTGATTTGCCAGCCTTGGGGTCATCATCCACAACTCCCACAGGAGCCAATGGCCACGATCCTTCTGCTGCTTGCTCAGTCTGCTCATTCGCCAACGAGCGAGGATCTTTTCGATGTGCGGTCTGCTCCAATGTACTGGACCCAGGCCTCGACGCCAGGTCTTGGCGCTGTAGCAGTGATGCCTGCGCGGGCAGCGTGTATGTCAATGCTGGCGACTGTGGCGTCTGTGGTGTTTGCGGGCAACGGAAGAGTTCCGGGGTGTAG